In the Psychromonas sp. psych-6C06 genome, one interval contains:
- the coaA gene encoding type I pantothenate kinase, protein MTTKQKLNHTAYMQFERAQWSALRNNVALTLSEQDLEQLQGINESLSLDEVVDIYLPLSRLLNLYVETQQYRHTVRDKFLNSSNDQAPYIIGIAGSVAVGKSTTARILQALLSRWPQHPKVALVTTDGFLRPNQELVARNLMHKKGFPESFDIKALVNFVAALKSGKESVTAPIYSHLTYDILPDKKLAVEKPDIVILEGLNVLQTAINYPKHPHRVFVSDFVDFSIFVDADTDLLKRWYIQRFLKFREGAFTDPNAYFHSYSKMSESEAIEIAGKIWDEINGLNLQENIRPTRDRANLILKKATSHQVSSVKLRK, encoded by the coding sequence ATGACAACCAAGCAAAAACTTAACCACACTGCCTATATGCAATTTGAACGTGCGCAATGGTCTGCATTGCGCAATAATGTCGCATTGACCCTTTCCGAACAAGATCTCGAACAGCTACAAGGTATAAATGAATCGCTCTCCCTTGATGAGGTAGTAGATATCTATTTACCATTATCTCGGTTATTAAACCTATATGTAGAAACACAACAATATCGACATACTGTCCGTGATAAGTTTTTAAATAGCAGTAACGATCAAGCCCCTTATATCATTGGTATTGCTGGCAGTGTAGCGGTAGGAAAAAGTACCACTGCTCGTATATTACAAGCACTACTGTCGCGTTGGCCACAACACCCAAAAGTCGCATTGGTCACCACAGATGGTTTTTTACGCCCCAATCAAGAATTAGTCGCGCGTAATTTAATGCATAAAAAAGGGTTTCCCGAGAGCTTTGATATCAAAGCGTTAGTGAATTTTGTAGCCGCATTAAAATCAGGCAAAGAATCAGTAACAGCCCCTATCTATTCACACTTAACTTACGATATTCTACCCGATAAAAAGCTTGCTGTAGAAAAGCCTGATATCGTTATTTTAGAGGGGTTAAACGTATTACAAACAGCGATCAATTACCCCAAACACCCACACCGTGTCTTTGTCTCTGATTTTGTTGATTTCTCTATTTTTGTAGATGCAGATACTGATCTACTCAAAAGATGGTATATACAACGTTTTCTTAAGTTTCGCGAAGGTGCTTTTACTGATCCTAACGCCTACTTCCATAGTTACTCAAAAATGAGTGAGTCGGAAGCAATTGAAATAGCGGGAAAGATTTGGGATGAAATCAATGGATTAAATTTACAAGAGAACATTCGCCCCACTCGCGATCGCGCCAATCTTATTCTAAAAAAAGCGACAAGCCACCAAGTATCAAGTGTCAAATTGCGCAAGTAA
- a CDS encoding aminodeoxychorismate/anthranilate synthase component II codes for MLLMIDNYDSFTYNLVQYFGELKQDVIVKRNDQISLREIADLQPEHLVISPGPCTPNEAGISLAAIERFAGEIPLLGVCLGHQSIAQVFGGDVVRAKQVKHGKNSLIEHDGKGVFYGLNNPLDVTRYHSLVVKPETLPDCFEISATVVESNEIMAIRHKSLALEGVQFHPESIMSEQGLQLLQNFIQQVKI; via the coding sequence ATGCTATTGATGATCGATAACTACGATTCTTTCACTTATAACTTAGTTCAATACTTTGGAGAATTAAAACAAGATGTTATCGTAAAAAGAAACGATCAAATTAGTCTGCGGGAGATCGCCGACTTACAACCTGAGCACCTAGTTATCTCGCCAGGTCCTTGTACGCCAAATGAAGCAGGTATTTCATTAGCTGCAATTGAGCGTTTTGCTGGTGAAATACCATTATTAGGAGTGTGCCTAGGGCATCAAAGTATCGCTCAAGTATTTGGTGGGGATGTAGTGCGTGCAAAGCAAGTTAAACATGGTAAAAATTCGCTCATCGAGCATGATGGTAAAGGAGTTTTTTATGGCCTTAATAATCCATTAGATGTGACCCGATACCATAGTCTAGTGGTAAAACCTGAGACATTACCTGACTGCTTTGAAATCAGTGCAACGGTTGTTGAAAGTAATGAAATTATGGCAATTAGGCATAAAAGCTTAGCACTGGAAGGGGTACAATTTCATCCTGAAAGTATTATGTCTGAGCAAGGGTTACAGCTCCTCCAGAACTTTATTCAACAAGTTAAAATTTAA
- a CDS encoding thiol:disulfide interchange protein DsbA/DsbL: MKKFFAIFVALVLLPLSIQAADFEEGKHYTVVKETATAKPEVLEFFSFYCPHCFKFEPLMAQIEAKVGDNVEVSKNHVNFLGKEMGAQLTTAYAAADLLDVKEKVASLIFDRLHTQKKAINGEKDILAIFEKAGISNPEAKGAMASFPAAGIASQMKRNTETFKIRGVPAIIVNGKYQVINNSVKSTDEFVELVDFLTKKTD, encoded by the coding sequence ATGAAAAAGTTTTTCGCAATTTTCGTAGCATTAGTATTGCTACCACTTTCAATTCAAGCGGCTGATTTTGAAGAGGGAAAGCACTACACCGTTGTTAAAGAGACAGCCACAGCAAAGCCTGAAGTACTTGAGTTTTTCTCATTTTATTGCCCGCACTGTTTTAAATTTGAACCACTAATGGCGCAAATAGAAGCAAAAGTTGGTGATAATGTTGAAGTCAGCAAAAACCATGTTAACTTTTTAGGTAAAGAGATGGGCGCGCAGTTAACAACCGCCTATGCAGCAGCTGATTTATTAGATGTGAAAGAGAAAGTAGCTAGCCTTATTTTTGATCGACTTCATACACAAAAGAAAGCAATTAATGGCGAAAAAGACATTCTTGCAATCTTTGAAAAAGCAGGCATCTCTAATCCAGAAGCAAAAGGAGCAATGGCAAGCTTTCCAGCGGCTGGCATTGCGTCACAGATGAAGCGTAATACAGAAACCTTTAAAATTCGTGGTGTACCTGCCATCATTGTTAATGGTAAATACCAAGTAATTAATAACTCAGTTAAAAGCACTGATGAATTTGTTGAACTAGTCGATTTTTTAACCAAAAAAACGGACTAA
- a CDS encoding alanine/glycine:cation symporter family protein encodes MLTLFNSINGVLWGQILVYLLIGTGIYFTVRLGFIQFRHFLHTFTVMRSSRKSDKEGISSFQALSTSLAARVGTGNLAGVAIAITVGGPGAIFWMWLIALLGMATSFAESTLAQAYKVHDKEGSFRGGPAYYMERGLNARWMGSLFAILLIIAFGLVFNAVQANSITAALHESFQFDKVIITITLVIISALVIFTGIRGIAKVAEKIVPTMAFAYLLVAVIVVLMNITEIPAIIKLIIDSAFGWQEAAGGAFGAMVMTGIQRGLFSNEAGMGSAANAAATASPYPAHPASQGYVQMLGVFIDTIVICTATASIILLSGGLESFSGMGGIEITQRALDAQVGDWGGQFVAIALLFFAFTSLIANYSYAETNLVFLMHKNTRGLIFLRIAVLGMIIFGGLQSNDVIWALADVSMGLMAMVNLTAILLLSNEVIKLAKDYNEQLNAGKVPTFDRTKMPALDKKLEPGIWEKK; translated from the coding sequence ATGCTCACTCTATTTAATAGTATTAACGGCGTTCTTTGGGGGCAAATACTTGTCTACCTACTCATTGGAACCGGTATCTACTTTACTGTTCGTTTAGGTTTCATTCAATTCCGCCACTTTTTACACACCTTCACAGTAATGCGCAGTAGTCGCAAATCAGATAAAGAAGGTATCTCTTCTTTTCAAGCACTTAGTACCAGTTTAGCGGCACGTGTCGGTACAGGTAATTTAGCTGGTGTTGCCATTGCAATAACCGTTGGTGGCCCAGGTGCAATCTTCTGGATGTGGCTGATTGCACTGCTCGGTATGGCAACAAGCTTTGCAGAGAGCACACTCGCACAGGCTTATAAAGTACATGATAAAGAAGGAAGTTTCCGCGGAGGACCAGCTTATTACATGGAGCGAGGCTTAAATGCACGCTGGATGGGAAGCTTATTTGCTATCTTACTTATTATCGCCTTCGGTTTAGTATTTAATGCTGTACAAGCAAATTCAATAACCGCCGCTCTGCATGAGTCATTTCAATTCGATAAAGTGATCATCACCATCACATTAGTCATTATTTCAGCATTAGTTATTTTTACTGGTATTCGAGGTATTGCTAAAGTAGCTGAAAAGATTGTCCCCACTATGGCCTTTGCATACCTTTTAGTCGCAGTGATAGTTGTGCTCATGAATATCACTGAAATACCCGCCATTATTAAACTGATTATAGATTCCGCATTTGGTTGGCAAGAAGCCGCTGGTGGCGCCTTTGGGGCAATGGTAATGACCGGTATTCAACGTGGCCTATTCTCTAATGAAGCGGGTATGGGTAGTGCTGCAAATGCAGCCGCAACGGCTTCTCCATACCCTGCACACCCTGCTTCTCAAGGTTATGTACAGATGTTAGGTGTATTTATCGATACCATTGTCATTTGTACTGCTACGGCGTCTATTATCTTACTTTCAGGTGGGTTAGAGTCATTCTCTGGTATGGGTGGTATCGAAATCACACAACGTGCACTTGATGCTCAAGTTGGTGACTGGGGGGGGCAATTTGTGGCGATTGCATTGTTGTTTTTTGCATTCACTTCTTTAATTGCAAACTACTCCTATGCCGAAACAAATCTAGTATTTCTAATGCATAAAAATACTCGTGGTTTAATTTTCCTACGCATTGCCGTGTTAGGCATGATTATATTTGGTGGCTTGCAAAGTAATGATGTTATTTGGGCTTTAGCCGATGTTTCTATGGGGCTAATGGCAATGGTTAACCTGACCGCTATTTTATTACTGTCTAATGAAGTAATTAAATTAGCGAAGGACTATAACGAACAGTTAAATGCAGGAAAAGTACCGACTTTTGACCGTACTAAAATGCCAGCGTTAGATAAAAAGTTAGAGCCCGGTATTTGGGAGAAAAAATAG
- the glpX gene encoding class II fructose-bisphosphatase codes for MRRELAIEFSRVTEAAALAGYKWLGRGDKNIADGAAVEAMRLIFNQIDIDGEIVIGEGEIDEAPMLYIGEHVGTGKAGCDAVDIAVDPIEGTRMTAMGQSNALAVLAVAEKGSFLRAPDMYMEKLIVGPNAKDAIDLELSLEQNLKAIAFALGKPLTELTVATLAKPRHDRVIKDMQGLGCRVFAIPDGDVAISVLACMPDNQVDVLYCIGGAPEGVISAAVVRALDGNMQARLIPRPMVKESTEENIKIGEEEVRRCEAQGIEVNKVLKLEDMVKNDNVIFAATGITKGDLVEGVSVDGRMATTETLLVRGKSRTVRRIHSIHYLDRKDPKLKEIII; via the coding sequence ATGAGACGCGAATTAGCAATTGAATTTTCTCGAGTAACAGAAGCCGCTGCACTAGCGGGTTATAAATGGTTAGGCCGTGGTGATAAAAATATTGCCGATGGTGCTGCTGTTGAGGCGATGCGCCTTATCTTCAATCAAATCGATATCGATGGTGAAATCGTTATTGGTGAAGGTGAAATTGATGAAGCACCGATGCTTTATATTGGTGAGCATGTGGGTACGGGCAAAGCGGGTTGCGATGCTGTAGACATCGCGGTTGACCCGATTGAAGGTACTCGTATGACCGCCATGGGGCAATCTAATGCGCTGGCTGTTTTAGCGGTTGCAGAAAAAGGCAGTTTTTTACGTGCACCAGATATGTACATGGAAAAACTAATTGTTGGCCCAAATGCTAAAGATGCTATCGACTTAGAACTATCGCTTGAACAAAACTTAAAAGCGATTGCATTTGCACTAGGTAAACCATTAACTGAGTTAACTGTGGCGACACTAGCGAAACCTCGTCATGATCGTGTAATTAAAGATATGCAAGGGTTAGGGTGCCGTGTATTTGCAATTCCTGACGGTGATGTTGCTATCTCAGTGCTGGCTTGTATGCCTGATAACCAAGTTGATGTGTTGTATTGTATCGGTGGTGCACCAGAGGGGGTTATCTCTGCAGCAGTAGTACGTGCATTAGATGGCAATATGCAAGCACGCTTGATCCCTCGTCCAATGGTAAAAGAGTCAACGGAAGAGAACATTAAGATCGGTGAAGAAGAAGTGCGTCGTTGTGAAGCTCAGGGCATCGAAGTTAATAAAGTATTAAAGCTTGAAGATATGGTAAAAAATGACAATGTTATTTTTGCTGCAACTGGTATTACGAAAGGCGATTTAGTTGAAGGTGTATCAGTTGATGGACGCATGGCAACAACAGAAACCTTATTAGTACGCGGTAAATCACGTACCGTACGTCGTATTCATTCGATTCATTATCTTGATCGTAAAGATCCTAAATTAAAAGAAATCATTATTTAG
- the mnmE gene encoding tRNA uridine-5-carboxymethylaminomethyl(34) synthesis GTPase MnmE — MIEVTDTIVAQATATGRGGVGIIRVSGPDVEAVAKIILGKVPKVRYAEYLPFNDHQGDVLDQGIALLFKAPNSFTGEDVLELQGHGGPVVMDMLIKAILTIKNIRSANPGEFSERAFMNDKLDLAQAEAIADLIEATSEQAAKSALHSLQGEFSHKIHDLVESLIHLRIYVEASIDFPEEEVDFLSDGKIATDLYQIIDNLESVKAQAKQGAILRDGMKVVIAGRPNAGKSSLLNSLVGKESAIVTDIAGTTRDVMREHIHIDGMPLHIIDTAGLREGADEVEKIGIERAWAEIKSADRVLFMLDATTTESSDPHEIWPDFIDKLPESVGLTVVRNKADLTGEALEVTEDHHHPVYRISAKTGLGLTPLKEHLKDIMGYQGSTGGGFMARRRHLEAIDNAERHLQEGKVQLEEYKAGELLAEELRLTQQYLSEITGEFSSDDLLGRIFSSFCIGK; from the coding sequence ATGATCGAAGTAACAGATACTATTGTTGCACAGGCAACAGCAACTGGCCGTGGTGGCGTAGGCATCATTCGAGTTTCGGGTCCTGATGTTGAGGCAGTGGCAAAAATTATACTGGGTAAGGTGCCTAAAGTTCGCTATGCCGAATACTTACCTTTTAATGATCATCAAGGCGATGTATTAGACCAAGGTATCGCCCTGCTGTTTAAAGCGCCAAACTCCTTTACAGGAGAGGATGTATTAGAGCTTCAGGGACATGGCGGACCAGTAGTGATGGATATGTTGATTAAAGCAATTCTCACCATTAAAAACATTCGTAGTGCAAACCCTGGTGAGTTTTCTGAACGTGCTTTTATGAATGATAAGCTTGATTTAGCACAAGCAGAGGCAATTGCCGATTTAATTGAAGCTACTTCGGAGCAAGCAGCGAAAAGTGCCCTGCATTCATTGCAGGGAGAATTTTCTCATAAAATTCATGATCTGGTAGAAAGCTTAATTCATTTACGTATCTATGTAGAAGCATCCATCGACTTCCCTGAAGAGGAGGTTGATTTCTTAAGCGATGGCAAAATAGCGACCGATCTATATCAGATTATCGATAACCTTGAGTCAGTAAAAGCACAAGCAAAACAAGGGGCTATATTACGTGATGGCATGAAAGTGGTCATTGCGGGTCGTCCGAATGCGGGCAAATCAAGCCTACTAAATAGCCTTGTAGGCAAAGAGAGTGCGATTGTGACTGATATTGCAGGCACAACACGTGATGTGATGCGCGAACATATCCATATTGATGGTATGCCACTACATATTATTGATACCGCAGGACTTCGTGAAGGTGCTGATGAAGTTGAGAAAATAGGTATTGAACGCGCATGGGCTGAGATAAAAAGTGCTGATCGCGTTTTATTTATGCTGGATGCGACAACCACCGAATCTTCTGATCCGCATGAAATTTGGCCTGATTTTATCGATAAATTACCTGAATCCGTAGGGTTAACGGTGGTGCGTAATAAAGCGGATTTAACTGGTGAGGCATTAGAGGTCACTGAAGATCATCATCATCCCGTATACAGAATTTCAGCTAAAACAGGTTTAGGCTTAACCCCACTTAAAGAGCATTTAAAAGATATCATGGGCTATCAAGGCTCGACAGGCGGTGGGTTTATGGCACGTCGTCGCCACTTAGAAGCCATTGATAATGCTGAACGTCATCTGCAGGAAGGGAAGGTCCAACTCGAAGAGTATAAAGCGGGAGAGCTGTTAGCTGAAGAGTTACGTTTAACGCAACAGTATTTAAGTGAAATCACGGGAGAGTTTAGTTCGGATGATCTTTTAGGGCGTATATTTTCTAGTTTTTGTATTGGTAAATAA
- a CDS encoding uridine kinase gives MKTVFNTAAQIKSELRDLHARKGSNKAQIVAISGIEGGGKRALTQKIANALQLDGISVAIVHSDDWEAAANVRFNVMNSPEQYYLNAYRLDEMVEELILPLKLFGSIKASVTLDDVMNPRTVDYDFEKIDIILIEGVYLLQSAYLELYDYSIWVKSDFDAAFARLDSQVDIEQSQEALVNLFEGLIKPAAQYHIFTDDPQGCAQAIYIEEEKADNDNQAKT, from the coding sequence TTGAAAACCGTATTTAATACTGCCGCGCAAATCAAATCAGAGTTGCGCGATTTACATGCTAGAAAAGGCTCTAATAAAGCACAGATTGTTGCTATTAGTGGCATTGAAGGTGGCGGTAAACGAGCATTAACACAAAAAATTGCTAATGCCTTACAATTAGATGGAATTTCCGTTGCTATCGTACATAGCGATGACTGGGAAGCGGCTGCGAATGTACGTTTTAACGTAATGAATAGCCCTGAGCAATATTACCTTAATGCTTATCGTTTAGATGAAATGGTTGAAGAACTTATTTTGCCATTAAAGTTGTTTGGTAGTATTAAAGCTTCGGTGACACTGGATGATGTAATGAATCCACGTACAGTGGATTATGACTTTGAAAAAATTGATATCATTCTTATCGAAGGCGTTTACCTTCTACAAAGTGCTTATTTAGAGTTATACGACTATAGCATTTGGGTCAAAAGTGATTTTGACGCGGCCTTTGCGAGATTAGACAGTCAAGTCGACATAGAGCAATCACAAGAAGCATTGGTAAATTTGTTTGAAGGATTAATCAAACCCGCAGCCCAATACCATATATTTACCGATGATCCGCAGGGATGTGCGCAAGCGATTTATATCGAAGAAGAAAAAGCAGATAATGACAACCAAGCAAAAACTTAA
- a CDS encoding porin — protein sequence MKKTLLATAILSGLVSATAGAATVYDNDGTTMKIGGRAEVRGEFVDTGDQTVKDKSRARINFNGKTQISENLTGFGFMEYEIKPDSSLSNRYLFAGFGTQVGDFSYGKQDTSNVQISDMTDIASVHSGIQQIADSSSDKQSNTFLYSGTFADALTVQANFTADDADSDEDAYGISALYGFDFGLDLGASFSSQDEFDQATLGAAYTLDKLYVAATYAMGSADANNDFTSLEATVQYKFTKEFRLIGMLGMADVEDTDTEDFFALEAQYRFNKSIRTYISYAVNNLDGAEDSLVAGIRYNF from the coding sequence ATGAAAAAAACTCTATTAGCTACTGCAATTTTATCTGGCCTAGTTTCTGCAACAGCTGGCGCTGCAACTGTATACGATAATGATGGAACAACTATGAAAATCGGCGGTCGTGCTGAAGTTCGTGGTGAGTTTGTTGATACAGGTGATCAAACAGTTAAAGATAAAAGCCGTGCACGTATTAACTTTAACGGTAAAACACAAATCTCTGAAAACCTAACAGGTTTTGGTTTCATGGAATATGAAATTAAGCCAGATAGCTCACTATCAAACCGTTACCTATTCGCTGGTTTTGGTACTCAAGTAGGTGATTTTTCTTACGGTAAGCAAGATACTTCAAACGTACAAATCTCTGATATGACGGATATTGCATCTGTACATTCAGGTATTCAACAAATTGCTGATTCTTCTTCAGATAAGCAAAGCAACACTTTCTTATACTCTGGTACTTTTGCTGACGCATTAACAGTACAAGCTAACTTTACAGCTGATGATGCAGATTCTGATGAAGATGCTTACGGTATCTCTGCACTTTACGGTTTTGACTTTGGTCTAGACCTAGGTGCATCTTTCTCTAGCCAAGATGAGTTTGATCAAGCAACATTAGGTGCTGCTTACACATTAGACAAATTATACGTTGCTGCAACATATGCAATGGGTTCTGCTGATGCAAACAATGACTTCACTTCATTAGAAGCAACTGTTCAATACAAATTCACTAAAGAGTTCCGTTTAATCGGTATGCTTGGTATGGCTGACGTAGAAGATACAGATACAGAAGATTTCTTTGCATTAGAAGCACAGTACCGCTTCAACAAATCTATCCGTACTTACATTTCATACGCAGTAAACAATCTTGATGGTGCAGAAGATTCATTAGTTGCAGGTATTCGTTACAACTTCTAA
- a CDS encoding aspartate aminotransferase family protein, protein MSNTQITRPLFDQLMVPNYAPLSMIPVRGEGSRVWDQEDNEYLDLTGGIAVNALGHAHPELVDALTVQAQKLWHVSNIYTNEPALQLAQKLVDNTFAEKVFFANSGAEANEAALKLARRYAQDNFSADKTEIIAFYQGFHGRTFFTVTAGGQSTYSDGFGPKPGDITHLEYNDLTALEAAISDKTCAVILEPLQGEGGVLPICNQFAIAVRALCNKHNALMILDEVQTGMGRTGHLFAYMGLDVVPDVVTSAKALGAGFPISAMLTTTKLASCLTVGTHGTTFGGNPLACAVASKAFDLINTPEMLNGVKQKEQLLRSLLTDINQQFNVFEEIRGAGLLLGAVLNEQYQGRAKDFFLASAEQGLLVLVAGANVIRFAPALNISEDEIKLAMIKFGTAVKKVVSA, encoded by the coding sequence ATGTCAAACACACAAATCACTCGTCCGCTTTTTGATCAATTAATGGTGCCAAATTATGCGCCACTATCTATGATCCCGGTACGTGGTGAAGGCTCTCGAGTGTGGGACCAAGAAGATAACGAGTATTTAGATTTAACTGGTGGCATCGCAGTTAATGCATTGGGTCACGCACACCCAGAATTAGTTGATGCGTTAACAGTACAAGCACAGAAGCTTTGGCATGTGAGTAATATTTATACCAATGAGCCTGCATTACAATTAGCACAAAAGTTAGTGGATAATACTTTTGCAGAAAAAGTGTTTTTTGCCAATTCGGGTGCTGAAGCGAACGAAGCTGCACTAAAACTCGCTCGTCGTTATGCACAGGATAATTTCAGTGCCGATAAAACCGAGATTATTGCTTTCTACCAAGGTTTTCATGGTCGTACATTTTTTACTGTTACGGCGGGTGGACAGTCAACCTACTCTGATGGTTTTGGTCCTAAGCCAGGCGATATCACTCATCTTGAATATAATGATTTAACTGCCTTAGAAGCTGCTATTTCTGATAAAACCTGTGCGGTTATTTTAGAGCCATTGCAAGGTGAAGGTGGCGTATTACCAATATGTAATCAGTTTGCTATTGCAGTACGTGCTTTATGTAATAAACATAATGCGTTAATGATTTTAGATGAAGTGCAAACAGGAATGGGCCGTACTGGGCACTTGTTTGCTTATATGGGACTTGATGTTGTGCCTGACGTAGTCACTTCGGCAAAAGCATTAGGGGCAGGTTTTCCAATCTCTGCGATGTTAACGACGACTAAATTGGCAAGTTGCTTAACGGTTGGAACACATGGGACTACCTTTGGTGGTAATCCACTTGCTTGTGCGGTAGCAAGCAAAGCATTTGATCTTATCAATACGCCAGAAATGCTTAATGGTGTTAAACAGAAAGAACAGTTATTGCGTAGTTTATTAACTGATATTAATCAGCAATTTAATGTGTTCGAAGAGATACGTGGTGCAGGTTTATTATTGGGTGCGGTTCTAAATGAACAATATCAAGGGCGCGCTAAAGACTTCTTCTTAGCAAGTGCTGAGCAAGGTTTACTAGTATTAGTCGCAGGTGCAAATGTGATTCGTTTTGCTCCGGCTTTAAACATTAGTGAAGATGAGATCAAACTTGCAATGATTAAATTCGGTACAGCAGTAAAGAAAGTTGTTTCTGCTTAG
- a CDS encoding serine/threonine protein kinase yields MTDSNFSYLSLTPELQLDALASIGIYPETGLMQLNSYENRVSLFTDENRIRYVVKFYRPKRWSEAQLLEDHSFSLALKEQGNCLSAPVSIEGKTLFLFEGYYFALFKSLSARSLEGDNLDHLYEVGVTLGKLHRSSSEQSNFTSREILDVDTLLTQPIKQLKQSELIPAMIRDDLFIALDNVAQQAADLYEKQSFNAIRLHGDCHASNILMDNDTPYLVDFDDCKMGPAVQDIWMLLSGTTQEKQLQLSTVLEGYEQEFSFNATELALIEPLRSMRIIHYVSWINKRWSDPAFPLNFPWFTTDQYWQELLQSLQQQIINMQAPSLSTQPAY; encoded by the coding sequence ATGACCGACTCAAATTTTAGTTACCTCTCCCTTACCCCTGAATTACAGCTCGATGCACTTGCAAGTATCGGTATTTATCCAGAAACAGGCCTGATGCAACTCAACTCTTATGAAAACCGTGTGTCACTCTTTACCGATGAAAATAGAATTAGATATGTGGTTAAGTTTTACCGCCCGAAACGTTGGAGTGAAGCACAATTACTAGAGGATCATAGTTTTAGCTTGGCATTAAAAGAACAAGGAAATTGCTTATCGGCACCCGTATCTATCGAGGGAAAAACGCTGTTTCTGTTTGAAGGCTATTACTTTGCGTTATTTAAAAGTCTTTCTGCACGTAGTCTGGAGGGGGATAACCTTGATCACCTTTATGAAGTGGGCGTTACACTTGGAAAATTACACCGAAGTAGTAGTGAGCAATCAAACTTCACATCACGAGAAATATTGGATGTCGACACCCTGCTAACTCAGCCTATTAAACAACTTAAACAAAGCGAACTCATTCCAGCTATGATTCGTGATGACTTATTTATTGCGCTTGATAACGTGGCACAACAAGCTGCAGATTTATATGAAAAGCAATCGTTTAACGCTATTCGTTTACATGGAGATTGCCATGCAAGTAATATTTTAATGGATAACGATACCCCCTACTTAGTTGACTTTGACGATTGCAAAATGGGCCCTGCTGTACAGGATATTTGGATGTTGTTAAGTGGAACAACACAGGAAAAACAGCTTCAATTGTCCACTGTTTTAGAAGGTTACGAACAAGAATTTTCATTTAATGCTACAGAATTAGCCCTCATCGAACCTCTTCGCAGTATGCGTATCATCCATTACGTGAGCTGGATCAACAAACGTTGGTCAGATCCTGCTTTTCCATTGAACTTTCCATGGTTTACCACTGACCAATACTGGCAGGAATTGTTACAATCACTGCAACAACAGATCATTAATATGCAAGCACCATCATTATCCACTCAGCCTGCTTATTAA
- a CDS encoding TIGR01777 family oxidoreductase → MKILIIGSSGLIGSALVPYLEKQGYEVGRLLRHKQDHQPYWMISPLCFHLKQFSHPDIIINLAGENIADGRWNEKRKQQLIRSRIETTQLITEQFKNNPPSLFINASAIGFYGERGSQPLDETSKVGEDFVSQLAEQWEASCSAIESSDTRLVKIRTGIVLSKAGGALPKMLPAFKFGLGGKIGSGEQYMSWIDINDFCHAIQFIIQHETLTGPINLVSPNPVDNQTFSKALSKQLSRPCLFPLPAFMVNILFGEMGKELLLASTRVKPQKLLQAGFQFEYERLQDSLNKQLK, encoded by the coding sequence ATGAAAATATTAATAATTGGTTCCTCTGGTTTAATTGGCAGTGCATTAGTTCCCTACTTAGAAAAACAAGGTTATGAGGTTGGACGTTTGCTCCGCCACAAACAAGATCATCAGCCTTATTGGATGATTAGCCCACTATGCTTCCATTTAAAACAGTTTTCCCACCCCGATATCATTATCAATTTAGCAGGTGAGAACATTGCTGATGGTCGTTGGAATGAGAAAAGAAAACAACAACTCATACGTAGCCGTATCGAAACAACACAACTTATTACTGAACAATTTAAAAATAATCCTCCATCATTATTCATTAATGCCTCAGCTATTGGTTTTTATGGGGAAAGAGGCTCACAACCTCTAGATGAAACCAGTAAAGTTGGTGAAGACTTTGTTTCTCAACTTGCGGAACAGTGGGAGGCTAGTTGTAGTGCAATCGAATCATCCGATACTCGTTTAGTAAAAATTCGTACAGGTATCGTGTTAAGTAAAGCAGGTGGGGCATTACCTAAAATGTTGCCTGCATTTAAATTTGGCTTAGGTGGAAAAATAGGCTCTGGTGAACAGTATATGAGTTGGATAGACATTAATGATTTTTGTCATGCTATTCAGTTCATTATCCAACATGAAACATTAACCGGTCCGATTAATCTGGTTTCTCCTAACCCTGTTGACAATCAGACTTTCAGCAAAGCATTGAGCAAGCAATTATCACGTCCCTGCCTATTTCCACTGCCCGCTTTTATGGTCAACATACTCTTTGGAGAAATGGGAAAAGAGCTATTACTCGCAAGTACAAGGGTTAAGCCACAAAAGCTTTTACAAGCAGGGTTTCAATTTGAATACGAACGGCTACAGGATAGTTTAAATAAACAGTTAAAATAA